A window of Mycobacterium bourgelatii genomic DNA:
AGCCGCACCGAAAACTGTTAGCTTCGGTCGGTGCGGTTTCAAGCCTCTCCAGACTTGAAACACCGGTTGACAACGAAGCGAGGATGGCAGATCGACTAGCTGCCCTGGCAACCGAACGGTTGTCGTCCAGCGCGGAGATCGCGAGCCGGTGCCGGTAAGGTACGGCGCGCTATCTTTGTCCCTTTCCACATCTGTGGATAACACTGTGGACAGTTGCATCATTGTCAACGGCACCTCGATTAGCGTCGTTGGCCGGCCGGGAGTTAAGCGAGAATCAGGGAGATGCGTCGTTGACCGATGACCCTGGTTCCGGATTCGCCACGGTGTGGAACGCGGTCGTCTCCGAGCTCAACGGTGATTCCACCAACGGGACCACGCTCACCGCTCCACTGACTCCTCAGCAAAGAGCGTGGTTGAACCTCGTACAACCGCTCACCATCGTCGAGGGCTTTGCTCTGCTGTCGGTGCCGAGCAGCTTCGTTCAAAACGAGATCGAACGCCACCTGCGGACACCGATCACCGATGCACTCAGCCGCCGGCTGGGACAGCAGATCCAACTCGGCGTGCGTATCGCGCCGCCGCCGCAGACCGACGACGAGAAATCGGCCGCACCCGAGCCGGACGCCGATGCCAACAACGACCCGACTGAGCGCGGCGAGTCCCTGGGCGGCACTCAGCAGGACTGGCCCTCGTACTTCACCGAACGTCCCCGCAGCACGGACACCAGTACCGCCAGCGGCACCAGCCTGAACCGCCGCTACACGTTCGATACCTTCGTGATCGGTGCCTCCAACCGGTTCGCCCACGCCGCTACGCTCGCGATCGCCGAAGCACCGGCCCGTGCTTACAACCCGCTGTTTATCTGGGGCGAGTCCGGCCTCGGCAAGACCCACCTGCTGCACGCGGCCGGCAACTACGCCCAGCGCCTCTTCCCCGGCATGCGGGTCAAATACGTTTCCACCGAAGAGTTCACCAACGACTTCATCAACTCGCTTCGTGACGACCGCAAGGTTGCGTTCAAGCGCAGTTATCGCGACGTCGACGTGCTGCTCGTCGATGACATCCAATTCATCGAAGGCAAGGAAGGCATCCAAGAGGAGTTCTTCCACACCTTCAACACGCTGCACAACGCGAACAAGCAGATTGTCATCTCCTCCGACCGGCCCCCCAAACAGCTGGCGACGCTCGAAGACCGGCTTCGGACCCGGTTCGAATGGGGGTTGATCACCGACGTCCAGCCGCCAGAGCTGGAAACCCGCATCGCGATCCTGCGTAAGAAAGCACAAATGGAGCGGCTCGCCGTTCCCGACGACGTGCTGGAACTCATCGCCAGCAGCATCGAGCGCAACATCCGTGAGCTCGAGGGAGCTCTCATCCGGGTCACTGCGTTCGCCTCGCTGAACAAGACCCCGATCGACAAGGCTCTGGCCGAGATCGTGTTGCGTGATCTGATCGCCGACGCCAGCACGATGCAGATCAGCGCGGCGGCCATCATGGCCGCGACCGCCGAGTACTTCGACACCACGGTCGAGGAGTTACGCGGGCCGGGCAAGACACGTGCGTTGGCGCAGTCGCGACAGATCGCGATGTACCTCTGTCGAGAACTCACCGATCTGTCGCTGCCCAAGATCGGCCAGGCGTTCGGCCGCGACCACACCACCGTGATGTACGCGCAACGCAAGATCCTGTCCGAAATGGCCGAGCGCCGTGAGGTCTTCGATCACGTCAAAGAGCTCACGACCCGCATCCGGCAACGCGCCAAGCGCTGAATCCCCCACATCCGCGCGCTTTGACGGTAATTTTTTCAAAAAACTTCTCCATCGCTAGTCACATCAGTCACAGCCTCGGGCTGTGGGCATCCTGTGGAAAACCACTCAATACTCGGGTGAAGAATCCGGCCCCTCGTCCACAGCGCCCGGTGTTCCCCAGCGCGGGCAGCTGAACCACACAGCTTTCCACGCCGCTATCCACAGCCCCGCCCGCCGCCTAGCAGCGACAAGACCAACGTGTCCCCAGGATTCACACCCCTTAATACTGATATTGAGATCTCTCCGTTATTCCTTCGTTGAAGAACAGCGCTGGGGACACCTGCTCAACAGGCGCCCTTCTCGGGACCAGTTGACCTGCGTGTCACCCCTAACGGGTAGCTTTCAAGTTCGGGCTAGAAGCTTTACGGTTGTTCTTCGACTGCAGTGTCGGCGTCGCGACGCAAGGTGTCATCGGCGCTCTGCACCGGGAGTCCCGAGCTAGCGTGGGGAAGCTAGCCCCTGGATTGGTACCCATCGTGAGGTGAAGGGACGCAATGGACGCGGCTACGACACGAGCTGGCCTCACCGATTTGAAATTCCGTGTGGTACGCGAGTCGTTCGCCGAAGCGGTGTCATGGGTGGCCAAGAATCTGCCCACCCGGCCGACGGTGCCCGTGCTCTCCGGAGTGTTGTTGACCGGTTCTGACGACGGTTTGACCATCTCCGGGTTCGACTACGAGGTTTCGGCCGAGGTGCAGATTGCCGCCGAAATCGCTTCTCCGGGAAGTGTTTTGGTGTCCGGGCGGTTGTTGTCCGACATCACCCGGGCGTTGCCCAACAAGCCGGTCGACTTTTACGTCGACGGCAACCGTGTCGCCCTGACGTGCGGCAATGCCAGATTCTCGTTGCCGACGATGGCGGTCGAGGA
This region includes:
- the dnaA gene encoding chromosomal replication initiator protein DnaA, with the protein product MTDDPGSGFATVWNAVVSELNGDSTNGTTLTAPLTPQQRAWLNLVQPLTIVEGFALLSVPSSFVQNEIERHLRTPITDALSRRLGQQIQLGVRIAPPPQTDDEKSAAPEPDADANNDPTERGESLGGTQQDWPSYFTERPRSTDTSTASGTSLNRRYTFDTFVIGASNRFAHAATLAIAEAPARAYNPLFIWGESGLGKTHLLHAAGNYAQRLFPGMRVKYVSTEEFTNDFINSLRDDRKVAFKRSYRDVDVLLVDDIQFIEGKEGIQEEFFHTFNTLHNANKQIVISSDRPPKQLATLEDRLRTRFEWGLITDVQPPELETRIAILRKKAQMERLAVPDDVLELIASSIERNIRELEGALIRVTAFASLNKTPIDKALAEIVLRDLIADASTMQISAAAIMAATAEYFDTTVEELRGPGKTRALAQSRQIAMYLCRELTDLSLPKIGQAFGRDHTTVMYAQRKILSEMAERREVFDHVKELTTRIRQRAKR